A region of Parabacteroides pacaensis DNA encodes the following proteins:
- a CDS encoding 6-bladed beta-propeller has product MKITQFILIFFLCIFFSCGKKNKKEYKYSSESTQIINIPDQLNITTHADSIFSTLSFVPLETTDECMITFVMNLKIIDSLIYINDGLKRLLVFDSNGKFKYQIGSKGNGPGEYLEMRDYIIYKDRIEILDFKKILTYSLTGEYIKTKHFDFLDQNQYCNADYFTPAPTG; this is encoded by the coding sequence ATGAAAATAACACAATTTATCCTAATCTTTTTCTTATGTATTTTCTTCTCCTGCGGTAAAAAAAATAAGAAAGAATATAAATATTCTAGTGAATCTACTCAAATTATAAACATACCTGATCAATTAAATATTACCACACATGCTGATTCTATATTTTCAACACTCTCTTTTGTACCACTGGAAACTACAGATGAATGTATGATAACTTTTGTCATGAATTTAAAAATAATAGATTCTCTTATTTACATCAATGATGGGTTAAAAAGACTATTAGTATTTGATTCAAATGGAAAATTTAAATACCAGATCGGCTCTAAAGGCAACGGGCCTGGTGAGTATTTAGAAATGAGAGATTATATTATATATAAAGACCGGATAGAAATTTTAGATTTCAAAAAAATACTGACTTATTCTTTAACCGGAGAATACATAAAAACGAAACACTTCGATTTCCTAGATCAAAATCAATATTGTAATGCGGACTACTTCACTCCAGCCCCAACAGG
- a CDS encoding NVEALA domain-containing protein has translation MKINFFWATLTLVILFTAGWNFNQSKNKVGFSNLTLANIEALAQGENEGSHTDQACITCISPEGYRGVRFYCKYGTGGCYDSVCTAGSCGGI, from the coding sequence ATGAAAATTAATTTTTTTTGGGCAACGCTTACTTTGGTTATACTTTTTACTGCTGGTTGGAATTTTAATCAGAGTAAAAATAAAGTGGGGTTTTCTAACCTAACGTTAGCCAATATAGAAGCATTAGCTCAAGGTGAAAATGAAGGAAGCCATACAGACCAAGCATGTATTACATGCATTAGTCCTGAAGGATATAGAGGTGTTAGATTCTACTGTAAATATGGAACAGGAGGATGCTATGACAGTGTATGTACTGCAGGTTCTTGTGGAGGAATTTAA
- a CDS encoding DUF1573 domain-containing protein: protein MKLKIFILVSLLSIFVTCKDNRKEHISQLVNEWQEKEIVFPQNLVFTRYATDTTDYQIPKSEYKVLIYIDSIGCTSCKLQLHKWKELIHYVDSVTNKNVPFLFFFHPKDSKEIRYLLKRDGINFPVCLDMEDQLNKQNHFPSDMTFQTFLLDKDNKVVILGNPVHNTIVRNLYLEQLTGKDHSTKKIPKTTAQALETERDFGTFDKIETKETYIEIKNTGENPLVIVDISTTCGCTVATYDKRPAKPGESLRVEIKMTPKDTGFFDEVVTIQYNSINNQPVKVKIKGNVR, encoded by the coding sequence ATGAAACTTAAGATTTTCATATTAGTTTCTCTTTTAAGCATCTTTGTTACCTGTAAAGATAACCGAAAAGAGCATATCAGCCAATTGGTAAACGAATGGCAAGAAAAAGAAATTGTTTTCCCTCAAAATCTTGTTTTCACCCGCTATGCAACTGATACCACCGATTACCAAATCCCAAAATCCGAATACAAGGTATTAATATATATAGACTCAATAGGATGCACAAGCTGCAAACTACAACTACATAAATGGAAAGAACTAATTCATTATGTAGACTCTGTTACTAATAAGAACGTCCCATTCCTTTTTTTCTTTCACCCCAAAGATTCCAAAGAAATCCGTTATCTCCTGAAACGGGACGGAATAAATTTTCCTGTTTGCTTGGACATGGAGGACCAATTGAATAAACAAAATCATTTCCCCTCGGATATGACCTTTCAAACGTTTCTTTTAGATAAAGACAACAAAGTAGTTATTCTAGGCAATCCGGTTCATAATACAATAGTAAGAAATTTGTATTTGGAGCAACTTACCGGAAAGGATCACTCGACAAAGAAAATACCTAAAACGACAGCCCAAGCTCTCGAAACGGAAAGAGATTTTGGAACATTCGACAAAATAGAAACAAAAGAAACTTATATAGAAATAAAAAATACAGGTGAAAATCCACTTGTAATAGTGGATATCAGTACAACTTGCGGTTGTACTGTTGCCACCTATGACAAACGTCCTGCAAAACCCGGCGAATCACTCCGGGTAGAAATTAAGATGACACCGAAAGATACAGGTTTCTTCGATGAAGTCGTAACAATCCAATATAATAGTATTAACAATCAACCTGTCAAAGTAAAAATAAAGGGAAATGTTCGATAA
- a CDS encoding NVEALA domain-containing protein, whose product MKKKLSIIFILAVGCSIYSFLSNKQQGNIPNIALANVEALAGGEISADYICIGSGSLDCPDGTKAAQISWLLRLAETE is encoded by the coding sequence ATGAAAAAGAAATTATCAATTATTTTTATTTTAGCAGTAGGATGTAGTATATATTCTTTTTTAAGTAACAAACAACAAGGAAACATCCCTAATATAGCTCTAGCCAATGTTGAAGCATTAGCAGGAGGTGAAATCAGTGCGGATTATATATGTATTGGTTCTGGTTCTCTCGATTGCCCTGACGGTACAAAAGCAGCTCAAATAAGTTGGTTATTAAGATTAGCAGAAACCGAATAA
- a CDS encoding BF3164 family lipoprotein — protein MKQLFYLISIFFGIACSENQPSLYTHYTSFPMEQELTSKAVALDTADVLRYPFRITVKENVAIILDLHHPDYFYHAFTYPEWKYITSFGKRGEGIDEMIAGSALQFLSLDSIWTLDNRKQQISRWHLIPSEGTVKCEETVDLDKVLGIPMDFCVTGSTFLITNYQSGHRFVEVDRKGKLLRAYGAIPTEKQKNKQSSTVLALAWRSFIAYHPSTSVLVLATQLGEVLEINSLRNTDPIVLYGPYGEPIFQATPNGQIIPTGIMGFSDIKITDNYIYAVFHGRPFKEISAAYQKGERAADGGYSIYVYDLKGNLIKKYMLTIPIYGIDVNEETNIIIATSVNTDDSIVEIKM, from the coding sequence ATGAAACAATTATTCTACCTGATCAGTATCTTTTTTGGGATAGCCTGTTCCGAAAATCAGCCATCCCTTTATACACATTATACGTCTTTTCCTATGGAACAGGAATTAACAAGCAAAGCAGTTGCCTTAGATACTGCCGACGTGCTACGTTATCCTTTCCGTATAACTGTAAAAGAAAATGTTGCAATAATACTTGATCTCCATCATCCTGATTACTTCTATCATGCTTTTACTTACCCCGAGTGGAAATACATCACATCCTTCGGTAAGCGAGGTGAAGGCATCGACGAAATGATTGCCGGTTCTGCTTTACAATTCCTATCACTAGATTCTATATGGACGCTCGATAACCGGAAACAGCAGATAAGCCGTTGGCACCTTATACCTTCAGAAGGCACAGTTAAATGTGAGGAAACAGTCGATTTGGATAAAGTTTTAGGCATCCCTATGGATTTTTGTGTAACAGGCTCTACCTTCCTGATTACCAATTATCAAAGCGGGCACCGCTTCGTAGAAGTAGATCGGAAAGGTAAATTGCTACGTGCGTATGGAGCTATTCCTACAGAAAAACAGAAAAACAAACAGTCCTCGACAGTTTTAGCTTTAGCTTGGCGTAGTTTTATCGCCTATCATCCCTCTACCTCTGTACTTGTCTTAGCAACCCAGCTAGGCGAAGTTTTAGAAATTAATTCTCTGCGGAATACAGATCCTATTGTATTATACGGCCCTTATGGTGAACCAATATTTCAGGCAACTCCGAATGGTCAAATCATCCCTACTGGTATTATGGGATTCAGCGATATAAAAATAACGGATAATTACATTTATGCTGTATTTCACGGTCGCCCATTTAAAGAAATTTCTGCTGCTTATCAGAAAGGTGAAAGAGCGGCAGATGGAGGCTATTCTATTTATGTATATGATTTGAAAGGTAATCTTATAAAAAAATATATGCTTACCATTCCTATTTATGGCATTGATGTAAATGAAGAAACTAATATTATTATTGCTACCAGTGTAAACACAGATGACTCGATAGTAGAAATAAAGATGTAG
- a CDS encoding AraC family transcriptional regulator: MRKRKDGFNGERALVLPISVVQEMEVEPLAAILHITDIGYYPKADHHFRERSVPISQFVFIYCIEGAGWYRLNEVEYKVGKNQYFILPAGVPHEYGADEKEPWTIYWIHFKGKLAGQFASGLTIPIDIKPTIYSRIEGRIELFEEIFRTLEMGYSKENWLYACSVFHHFLGTLRYLQQYRNAVRNNIGETDLVTAAIHFMKENMEKKLTLSEIAAHIGYSPSHFSILFNKRTGYSPLNYFNQLKIQQACQLLDFTDMKVNQICYKIGIDDCYYFSRLFSKIMGVSPRQYKLKKKG; the protein is encoded by the coding sequence ATGAGAAAACGGAAAGACGGATTTAATGGAGAACGAGCTTTGGTGCTGCCTATATCTGTTGTCCAGGAGATGGAAGTTGAACCTTTAGCAGCTATTTTACACATTACGGATATTGGGTACTATCCTAAAGCAGATCATCATTTCAGAGAGCGAAGTGTCCCTATTTCGCAATTTGTATTTATTTATTGTATTGAAGGAGCAGGTTGGTACCGGTTAAATGAGGTAGAATATAAAGTAGGAAAGAACCAATATTTTATTTTACCGGCAGGAGTACCTCATGAATATGGTGCAGACGAAAAAGAACCATGGACAATTTACTGGATTCATTTTAAGGGAAAGCTTGCAGGGCAATTTGCTTCCGGACTGACGATACCGATAGATATAAAACCTACTATCTATTCCCGGATCGAAGGACGGATAGAACTGTTTGAAGAAATATTCCGGACTTTGGAAATGGGATATAGTAAAGAAAATTGGTTGTATGCTTGTTCTGTTTTTCATCATTTCCTGGGTACTTTGCGTTATCTTCAACAATACCGGAATGCGGTAAGAAATAATATCGGGGAAACTGATTTAGTGACGGCTGCTATTCATTTTATGAAAGAAAATATGGAAAAAAAACTTACGTTATCTGAGATAGCAGCTCATATCGGGTATTCTCCTTCTCATTTCTCTATTCTTTTTAATAAGCGTACGGGTTATTCTCCACTTAACTATTTTAACCAGCTCAAAATTCAGCAAGCTTGTCAATTGCTTGATTTTACAGATATGAAAGTGAATCAGATTTGTTATAAAATAGGGATAGATGATTGTTATTATTTTTCCCGTCTATTCAGTAAAATAATGGGGGTGTCGCCCCGGCAATATAAATTAAAGAAAAAAGGCTGA
- a CDS encoding sugar porter family MFS transporter yields the protein MKQTNTLYLLLISLISALGGLLFGYDWVVIGGAKIFYEPFFHLESSAALRGWAMSSALTGCLAGALLAGRWSDGYGRKKMLILAAVLFIISAFGTGIVDNFNWFIIYRIIGGFGIGIASNISPIYIAEISPAPTRGKFVSLNQLTIVLGILLAQLTNWLIGNYYTSGTETLSPESIQWAWRWMFWMELIPAGIFFILSFIIPESPRWLALNRHSMQAYRILARINGDEYAEKAVQEIQSLVTEDEKSTWRSFFQPGVRKVLFIGIILAVFQQWCGINVIFNYAHEIFSAAGYAISDILMNIVVTGITNVIFTFVAIYTVDKWGRRTLMLVGSAGLGLLYILLGSCYYLHVSGWSMLLLVILSIACYAMSLAPVIWVVLSEIFPNKIRGAAMAVATFFLWVACFLLTYTFPILNEWIGGAGTFWIYGGICLAGFLFIRAQLPETKGKSLEEIEKELTK from the coding sequence ATGAAACAAACAAATACTCTTTACTTACTCCTGATCAGTTTAATTTCTGCCCTGGGAGGACTCCTGTTTGGTTACGACTGGGTCGTGATAGGAGGAGCAAAAATATTCTATGAACCCTTCTTCCACCTAGAAAGCTCGGCAGCTCTCCGGGGATGGGCTATGAGCAGTGCATTGACAGGTTGTTTGGCGGGAGCCTTATTGGCCGGGAGATGGAGCGATGGATACGGAAGGAAAAAGATGCTTATTCTAGCAGCCGTACTTTTTATCATTTCCGCGTTTGGAACCGGAATTGTCGATAATTTTAATTGGTTTATTATTTACCGTATTATAGGTGGATTTGGCATTGGGATTGCTTCTAACATTTCACCTATTTATATTGCAGAGATATCGCCTGCTCCTACTCGGGGGAAATTCGTATCTCTTAATCAACTTACTATTGTATTGGGAATCTTATTAGCACAACTTACTAATTGGCTGATTGGTAATTATTATACTTCCGGTACGGAGACATTAAGCCCGGAAAGCATTCAATGGGCCTGGAGATGGATGTTTTGGATGGAACTTATTCCGGCAGGAATATTTTTTATTCTTTCTTTTATTATCCCCGAAAGCCCCCGTTGGTTAGCGTTGAACAGGCATTCTATGCAAGCTTATCGTATACTTGCCCGGATTAACGGCGACGAGTATGCAGAGAAAGCAGTACAGGAAATTCAAAGTCTCGTAACAGAAGACGAAAAAAGCACTTGGCGTTCCTTCTTCCAGCCGGGAGTACGTAAGGTGTTATTTATAGGAATTATACTTGCCGTATTCCAACAGTGGTGCGGGATAAATGTTATTTTCAATTATGCCCATGAAATTTTCTCTGCTGCCGGATACGCTATCTCCGATATTCTGATGAATATTGTAGTAACCGGCATTACCAATGTGATTTTCACTTTCGTAGCGATTTATACAGTCGACAAGTGGGGACGTCGTACACTTATGCTGGTAGGGTCTGCCGGCTTGGGCTTGCTTTATATCCTGTTGGGAAGTTGTTATTATCTGCACGTAAGCGGTTGGTCTATGCTGTTATTAGTGATATTGTCGATTGCCTGTTATGCCATGTCGCTTGCTCCGGTAATTTGGGTGGTCTTATCAGAAATCTTCCCCAACAAAATAAGAGGCGCAGCTATGGCGGTTGCTACCTTTTTCCTATGGGTTGCTTGTTTTTTATTAACCTATACATTCCCTATTCTTAATGAATGGATAGGAGGGGCGGGGACATTCTGGATATACGGAGGCATCTGCCTGGCGGGTTTCCTTTTTATACGCGCGCAATTACCTGAAACAAAAGGGAAAAGCTTGGAAGAAATAGAAAAAGAATTAACAAAATAG